A window from Hemibagrus wyckioides isolate EC202008001 linkage group LG19, SWU_Hwy_1.0, whole genome shotgun sequence encodes these proteins:
- the tnnt2c gene encoding troponin T2c, cardiac yields MSDTEEFVEEYDEEEEEEEVEEEENVEEAPEVEDNENEAEEEEEQEEEEDSKPKPKMFVPAIIPPKLPDGEKVDFDDLHRKRVEKDFNELQSLIEAHFTNRQKEEDELVALKTRIERRRADRAEQQRIRTEQDRERQARLAEERARREEEAAKLRAEEDAKKKKLLANKGYGGYLQKVEPKRGKKLTEREKKTKVLMERRKPLNIDHLNQEKLAEKARDLWQWLQQLHAEKFDLGEQLKRQKYDINVLRNRVSDHQRYSKTTKTTRKSWK; encoded by the coding sequence ATGTCTGACactgaggagtttgtggaggaGTATGacgaggaggaagaagaggaagaagttgAGGAAGAGGAGAACGTAGAGGAGGCCCCTGAAGTAGAGGATAATGAAAATGAggcagaggaagaagaagaacaagaagaagaagaagactccaAGCCCAAACCAAAGATGTTTGTCCCAGCCATTATCCCTCCCAAGCTTCCTGATGGCGAGAAGGTGGACTTTGATGACCTCCATCGCAAACGTGTCGAGAAGGACTTCAATGAACTTCAGAGCCTCATTGAGGCACACTTCACCAACAGGCAGAAAGAGGAAGATGAGCTGGTGGCCCTGAAGACCCGCATTGAGCGCAGACGTGCAGATCGCGCCGAGCAGCAGCGCATTCGAACCGAGCAGGATCGCGAGAGACAGGCTCGTTTGGCTGAGGAAAGGGCACGGCGTGAGGAAGAGGCAGCTAAACTCCGGGCTGAGGAGGACGCCAAGAAGAAGAAACTCCTCGCTAATAAGGGCTATGGAGGCTATCTGCAGAAGGTAGAACCGAAGAGGGGCAAGAAGCTGACAGAACGTGAGAAGAAGACGAAGGTACTCATGGAACGCCGCAAACCGCTCAACATCGACCACCTTAACCAAGAGAAACTGGCTGAAAAGGCCAGAGATCTCTGGCAGTGGCTGCAGCAGCTCCATGCTGAGAAGTTTGACCTGGGTGAGCAGCTGAAGAGGCAGAAGTATGACATCAATGTGCTGCGCAACCGTGTCAGTGACCATCAGAGGTACAGCAAGACAACCAAGACCACCAGGAAGTCCTGGAAGTAG
- the LOC131370472 gene encoding nucleolar protein dao-5-like, translating into MANSSSDESEDSTKASIDPCTPTKHDEEDDEEEEEDSDDTESDEDDGEPRTAPERYTPQTTVMDKPCAKQSDPTVLSPWLSENRKQHNVTEVKVKSIESAQKNPKAIDDWIDSISRLHRSKPPATVLYTRPMPDIDTLMQEWPPEFDKLLGKQKKTGPPARPCEPAETDEEDDDDEDDSDDTESDEDYGAPRPAPERYTPQTTVMDKPCAKQSDPTVLSPWLSENRKQHNVTEVKVKSIKSAQKNPKAIDDWIDSISQLHRSKPPATVLYTRPMPDTDTLMQEWPPEFEELLGKLNLPTADIDCDLEEYIDTICGILDIPVYESRIQSLHVLFSLYSEIRNFQVCFNSLAFLCSSQRTFFLLHKTKLALEPTPELIAKPPNNKTLDINDSGEVASLYAPTPWQAVLRNTSQQQLKSMANSSSDESEDSIKQKKTGPPARPCEPAETDEEDDDDEEDDSDDTESDEDYGAPRPAPERYTTQTTVMDKPCAKQSDPTVLSPWLSENRKQHNVTEVKVKSIKSAQKNPKAIDDWIDSISQLHRSKPPATVLYTRPMPDIDTLMQEWPPDFEEHLGKQKKTGPPARPCEPAETDEEDDDDEDDSDDTESDEDYGAPRPAPEGYTPQTTVMDKPCAKQSDPTVLSPWLSENRKQHNVTEVKVKSIKSAQKNPKAIDDWIDSISQLHRSKPPATVLYTRPMPDIDNLMQEWPPDFEELLGKQKKTGPPARPCEPAETDEEDDDDEEDDSDDTESDEDDGDPRPAPEGTKNLAEATLYGQLEHH; encoded by the exons ATGGCCAATAGTagcagtgatgagtctgaagacaGTACCAAG GCTAGTATCGACCCTTGTACGCCAACtaaacatgatgaagaggatgatgaggaggaggaggaggattctGATGACACAGagtcagatgaagatgatggggaGCCAAGAACTGCTCCAGAACG atACACACCACAGACCACTGTGATGGACAAACCATGTGCTAAACAATCAGACCCAACGGTGCTCTCCCCGTGGCTTTCTGAGAACCGTAAACAGCACAATGTCact gAAGTGAAGGTGAAGAGTATCGAGAGTGCACAGAAGAACCCAAAAGCTATTGATGACTGGATAGATAGCATCAGTCGACTCCATCGCTCCAAACCTCCAGCCACAGTACTTTACACCAG ACCCATGCCAGACATTGATACCCTGATGCAGGAATGGCCACCTGAGTTTGACAAGCTTTTGGGCAAG caaaaaaaGACAGGACCACCTGCTAGACCATGTGAACCAGCTGAaactgatgaagaggatgatgatgatgaggatgattcTGATGACACAGAGTCAGATGAAGATTATGGGGCCCCAAGACCAGCTCCAGAACG atACACACCACAGACCACTGTGATGGATAAACCATGTGCTAAGCAATCAGACCCAACGGTGCTCTCCCCGTGGCTTTCTGAGAACCGTAAACAGCACAATGTCact gAAGTGAAGGTGAAGAGTATCAAGAGTGCACAGAAGAACCCAAAAGCTATTGATGACTGGATAGATAGCATCAGTCAACTCCATCGCTCCAAACCTCCAGCCACAGTACTTTACACCAG ACCCATGCCAGACACTGATACCCTGATGCAAGAATGGCCACCTGAGTTTGAAGAGCTTTTGGGCAAG ctGAACCTCCCCACAGCAGATATTGACTGTGACCTGGAAGAGTACATCGACACAATTTGCG GTATCTTGGACATTCCAGTATACGAGAGCCGAATCCAGTCTCTCCATGTCCTGTTCTCACTTTATTCTGAAATCAGAAACTTCCAggtttgttttaattctttGGCTTTCCTGTGCTCCTCTCAAcgcacattttttttgttgcacaaAACTAAGTTAGCTCTCGAGCCAACT CCTGAGCTTATTGCTAAGCCGCCCAACAACAAGACTCTGGACATCAATGACTCAGGAGAGGTGGCCAGTTTGTACGCACCTACTCCATGGCAAGCAG TCTTAAGGAACACAAGCCAACAGCAGCTGAAAAGCATGGCCAATAGTagcagtgatgagtctgaagacaGTATCAAG caaaaaaaGACAGGACCACCTGCTAGACCATGTGAACCAGCTGAaactgatgaagaggatgatgatgatgaggaggatgattcTGATGACACAGAATCAGATGAAGATTATGGGGCCCCAAGACCAGCTCCAGAACG atacacaacacagaccaCTGTGATGGATAAACCATGTGCTAAGCAATCAGACCCAACGGTGCTCTCCCCGTGGCTTTCTGAGAACCGTAAACAGCACAATGTCact gAAGTGAAGGTGAAGAGTATCAAGAGTGCACAGAAGAACCCAAAAGCTATTGATGACTGGATAGATAGCATCAGTCAACTCCATCGCTCCAAACCTCCAGCCACAGTACTTTACACCAG ACCCATGCCAGACATTGATACCCTGATGCAAGAATGGCCACCTGATTTTGAAGAGCATTTGGGCAAG caaaaaaaGACAGGACCACCTGCTAGACCATGTGAACCAGCTGAaactgatgaagaggatgatgatgatgaggatgattcTGATGACACAGAATCAGATGAAGATTATGGGGCCCCAAGACCAGCTCCAGAAGG atACACACCACAGACCACTGTGATGGACAAACCATGTGCTAAGCAATCAGACCCAACGGTGCTCTCCCCGTGGCTTTCTGAGAACCGTAAACAGCACAATGTCact gAAGTGAAGGTGAAGAGTATCAAGAGTGCACAGAAGAACCCAAAAGCTATTGATGACTGGATAGATAGCATCAGTCAACTCCATCGCTCCAAACCTCCAGCCACAGTTCTGTACACCAG ACCCATGCCAGACATTGATAACCTGATGCAAGAATGGCCACCTGATTTTGAAGAGCTTTTGGGCAAG caaaaaaaGACAGGACCACCTGCTAGACCATGTGAACCAGCTGAaactgatgaagaggatgatgatgatgaggaggatgattcTGATGACACAGagtcagatgaagatgatggggaCCCAAGACCAGCTCCAGAAGG CACTAAGAATTTGGCAGAGGCAACCCTCTACGGACAGCTTGAGCATCATTGA